In Deltaproteobacteria bacterium, a single genomic region encodes these proteins:
- a CDS encoding cupin domain-containing protein — protein sequence MADAGSLKTLSKAGNELGAKTTYQLFLEKEALPALRGFHIDDINTVELHSWARFDGRGVFLNLDGSEGVNDCYIVEIAPGKSLAPQRHMFEELVYVVSGHGATTVWQEGGKKQTFEWGQGALFSPPLNASYQHFNGAGDKPVRLLAMTNAPTVLNLYHNIDFVFNCDYRFTDRYAGEEDFFNGVAKIPGAGFHDTNFIRDVRAYELPDRNDRGAGGKMLMIEMSNNVMSAHISQFPVATYKKAHRHGAGAHVIILKGEGFSMVWKEGEDIKRYSWSPGSLMVPPERSFHQHFNVGAEPARYLALKPFSSRKFPGLRKQWGTSESVKLGGDQIEYEDEAPLIRATFEEELAKRGVTSRMGPVYKAAS from the coding sequence ATGGCAGATGCAGGAAGTTTGAAAACCTTAAGCAAGGCGGGTAATGAGCTCGGCGCCAAGACGACGTACCAGTTGTTTCTCGAAAAAGAAGCGCTTCCGGCGCTACGCGGCTTTCACATTGACGATATCAATACGGTGGAACTCCATTCCTGGGCCCGGTTTGACGGGCGCGGCGTGTTTCTCAATCTTGACGGTTCGGAGGGTGTCAACGATTGCTACATCGTCGAGATCGCCCCAGGAAAATCGCTGGCGCCGCAGCGTCATATGTTCGAGGAGCTGGTTTACGTCGTCAGCGGCCACGGCGCGACGACTGTGTGGCAGGAGGGCGGTAAAAAACAAACTTTTGAATGGGGCCAAGGCGCATTGTTTTCGCCGCCGCTCAATGCCAGCTATCAGCATTTCAACGGCGCCGGCGACAAACCGGTGCGCTTGTTGGCGATGACCAACGCGCCGACCGTGCTCAATCTCTACCACAACATCGACTTCGTCTTTAATTGCGATTACCGCTTCACCGACCGCTATGCCGGCGAGGAGGATTTTTTTAACGGTGTGGCGAAGATTCCCGGCGCTGGGTTCCACGACACCAACTTCATCCGCGATGTGCGCGCTTATGAATTGCCGGACCGCAACGACCGCGGCGCTGGCGGCAAGATGTTGATGATCGAGATGTCGAACAACGTCATGTCGGCGCATATCTCGCAGTTCCCCGTGGCGACCTACAAGAAGGCCCACCGCCACGGCGCCGGCGCCCATGTGATTATCCTCAAGGGCGAAGGGTTCTCGATGGTGTGGAAAGAAGGCGAGGACATCAAGCGCTACAGCTGGAGCCCCGGCAGTTTGATGGTGCCGCCCGAACGTAGCTTTCATCAACACTTCAACGTCGGCGCCGAGCCGGCGCGTTACCTGGCGCTGAAACCGTTTAGCAGCCGCAAATTTCCCGGCCTGCGCAAACAATGGGGCACTTCGGAAAGCGTCAAGTTGGGCGGCGATCAAATCGAATATGAAGACGAGGCGCCGCTGATTCGCGCGACTTTCGAAGAAGAACTCGCCAAGCGCGGCGTCACGAGTCGGATGGGGCCGGTTTACAAGGCGGCGAGCTGA
- a CDS encoding ABC transporter permease: MGNYIVKRLLLMIPTLFGVAVVVFFLLRVAPGDIVELKYAGSGTFAPKEALDRERAQLGLDKPLAQQFVVWIAGITRFDFGDSMWTGRPITDEIKIRLELSLELALMATLVAVLIALPCGTLAALKQDTWVDYLVRIFSIGGLAVPSFWLGIVIILFFLIVFKWLPPLTFTSFWVDPWANLTQLIWPALAVGYRYSAMATRMTRSAVLDVLREDFVRTARAKGLRENAVVVKHALRNALLPIVTVIGLEFAFLIGGLVVTEQVFNLNGIGMLFVESITHRDYTMTQALVLLVSFAFILMNFLIDLMYAWLDPRIRYQ; this comes from the coding sequence ATGGGCAATTATATTGTTAAACGTTTGCTGTTGATGATTCCGACGTTGTTCGGCGTTGCCGTGGTGGTATTTTTTTTGTTGCGAGTGGCGCCGGGGGATATTGTCGAGCTGAAATACGCCGGCAGCGGCACCTTCGCACCCAAGGAAGCGCTCGATCGCGAGCGCGCGCAGTTGGGTTTGGATAAGCCACTGGCGCAGCAGTTCGTGGTTTGGATCGCCGGCATCACGCGCTTCGACTTCGGCGATTCGATGTGGACCGGCCGGCCGATCACCGACGAGATCAAGATTCGTTTGGAGTTAAGTTTAGAACTTGCGCTGATGGCGACTTTGGTCGCGGTCTTGATCGCGCTGCCCTGCGGCACGCTGGCGGCGCTCAAGCAGGATACTTGGGTCGACTATTTGGTGCGGATTTTTTCCATCGGTGGATTAGCCGTGCCGTCATTTTGGTTGGGTATCGTCATCATTCTTTTTTTCTTGATCGTCTTCAAATGGCTGCCGCCGCTGACTTTCACTTCTTTCTGGGTCGATCCCTGGGCCAATTTGACACAGCTGATTTGGCCGGCCCTTGCCGTCGGTTACCGCTATTCGGCGATGGCGACGCGCATGACGCGCTCGGCGGTTTTGGATGTGCTGCGCGAAGATTTCGTCCGTACCGCCCGCGCCAAGGGACTACGGGAAAATGCCGTCGTAGTCAAACATGCGCTGCGCAACGCGCTGTTGCCGATCGTCACCGTGATCGGTTTGGAGTTCGCCTTTCTGATCGGCGGTTTGGTGGTCACCGAGCAGGTGTTCAACTTGAACGGCATCGGTATGCTGTTCGTCGAATCGATCACGCATCGCGATTACACGATGACCCAGGCGCTGGTGCTGTTGGTTTCGTTTGCCTTTATCCTGATGAATTTTTTGATCGATCTGATGTACGCCTGGCTCGATCCGCGTATCCGTTACCAATGA
- a CDS encoding ABC transporter permease produces MLLAAMLAHLLAPFDPLDTDYGAMLQAPGAKHWFGTDSFGRDLLSRVLFGARTALLVGFCSSFFATSAGAVIGATCAYFGGRVDLLMQRLMDILLSFPLIVLALVVVSIMGSGISNVIIAISVPMIPRAALVVRSSALALRQMLFVEAALTLGASHGRIIFRHMLPNVLAPYLIMLTAFLGQAILLEASLSFLGLGVAEPTAAWGLMLRGAAVEFAERAPWLALFPGLAISLAVFAFNVLGDSLRDALDPKLRLP; encoded by the coding sequence ATGCTGTTAGCGGCCATGTTGGCGCATCTGTTGGCGCCCTTCGATCCTCTCGATACCGACTACGGCGCCATGCTCCAAGCGCCCGGCGCCAAGCATTGGTTTGGCACCGACTCTTTCGGCCGCGATCTTCTCTCGCGGGTTCTGTTTGGCGCCCGCACGGCGTTGTTGGTGGGCTTTTGCTCGTCGTTTTTCGCCACCAGCGCCGGCGCGGTGATCGGCGCGACCTGCGCCTACTTCGGCGGTCGGGTCGATCTCTTGATGCAGCGCTTGATGGATATTTTACTTTCGTTTCCGTTGATCGTTTTAGCCTTGGTGGTGGTGTCGATCATGGGTTCGGGGATCTCGAACGTGATCATCGCGATCTCGGTGCCGATGATTCCGCGCGCCGCATTGGTCGTGCGCAGCAGCGCTTTGGCGTTGCGCCAAATGCTCTTCGTCGAAGCTGCGCTGACCCTCGGCGCCAGCCATGGACGGATTATTTTTCGCCATATGCTGCCCAATGTATTGGCGCCCTACCTGATCATGCTGACGGCATTTCTCGGTCAGGCGATTCTTTTGGAAGCGTCGCTTTCTTTTCTCGGTTTGGGCGTCGCTGAGCCGACGGCGGCGTGGGGCTTGATGTTGCGCGGCGCGGCGGTGGAGTTCGCCGAGCGCGCGCCTTGGCTGGCGCTATTTCCCGGACTGGCGATCAGTCTGGCGGTGTTCGCTTTCAATGTTTTGGGCGATTCGCTGCGCGATGCCCTCGATCCCAAGTTGCGCCTACCTTAG